The Myotis daubentonii chromosome 9, mMyoDau2.1, whole genome shotgun sequence genome has a segment encoding these proteins:
- the LOC132242178 gene encoding olfactory receptor 52L1-like: MILVSFLSPLSAPFMMTLSNYSWSPPHPSFFLIGIPGLEESQHWIALPLCALYLFALVGNVTILFIIWTDPCLHKPMYIFLAMLSGIDLVLASSTAPKMLAVLLVDAHEIGYTLCLIQMFFIHAFSSMESGVLVAMALDRYVAICHPLHHSTILHPGVTGRIGMAVLLRGLGLLLPFPILLGRLTFCQATVIGHAYCEHMAVVKLACSGTTVNRAYGLAVALLVVGLDVLAIGISYALILQAVVKLPGVEARLKAFSTCGSHICVILAFYVPGMFSFLTHRFGHHVPHHVHVLLATLYLLVPPALNPFVYGVKTAQIRQRVLRVFYIKE; this comes from the coding sequence ATgattttggtttcttttctctctcccctttctgcaCCATTCATGATGACCCTTAGTAATTACAGCTGGAGTCCTCCCCATCCTTCTTTTTTCCTAATTGGCATCCCAGGTTTAGAGGAAAGCCAGCACTGGATAGCATTGCCACTGTGTGCCCTTTATCTCTTTGCTCTCGTGGGCAATGTCACCATCCTCTTCATCATCTGGACTGACCCATGCTTACACAAGCCTATGTACATCTTTCTGGCTATGCTATCTGGCATTGACCTGGTCCTGGCCTCCTCCACTGCACCCAAAATGCTTGCGGTGCTCCTGGTTGATGCCCATGAGATTGGGTATACTCTTTGCCTGATACAGATGTTCTTCATTCATGCGTTCTCTTCTATGGAATCAGGTGTACTTGTGGCCATGGCTCTTGATCGCTATGTAGCCATATGTCATCCTCTGCACCACTCTACCATCTTGCATCCAGGGGTCACAGGGCGCATTGGAATGGCAGTGCTGCTGCGGGGATtaggcctcctcctcccctttcctatCCTTTTGGGGAGACTTACCTTCTGCCAGGCCACTGTCATAGGCCATGCGTATTGTGAACATATGGCTGTGGTAAAACTTGCTTGCTCAGGAACCACAGTGAATCGAGCCTATGGGTTGGCAGTGGCACTGCTTGTGGTTGGACTGGATGTCCTGGCCATTGGTATTTCCTATGCCCTCATCCTCCAGGCAGTGGTAAAGTTACCAGGGGTCGAGGCCCGATTAAAGGCCTTTAGTACATGTGGGTCTCATATTTGTGTCATCCTGGCCTTCTATGTCCCTGGAATGTTTTCTTTCCTCACTCACCGTTTTGGCCACCATGTGCCCCATCATGTTCATGTTCTTCTGGCCACACTCTATCTCCTTGTGCCCCCTGCACTCAATCCATTTGTCTATGGGGTGAAGACTGCACAGATCCGCCAGCGAGTTCTCAGGGTATTCTACATAAAAGAGTAg